In the genome of Pseudonocardia cypriaca, the window GCCGGCCGCAGCTCGGTGAGCCAGCCGCGCACGCCCGCGGCGTCGAGCCGTCCGCGCTCCTGCGTCAGGACGTGCGTGACCGACAACCGCTCCGGGTTCTCGTTCTCGAGCCGGAGGAGCTCGTCGGCGAATATGACCTCCTCCGCGCTGCGGTTGCTGTAGAGCAGCGCGATCCGCGCAGTCGTCGGAGCTGCCGCCAGGAGGGTGCGGATCATGCTCATCATCGGTGTGACACCGCTGCCCGCGGCGACCAGGACGACCTCGTGCGCCGCCACCGGGTCGACGTGGAACGCCCCGGACGGACCGCGCAGCGACAGCCGGTCACCCGCGCGCAGGTTCCGGTGGACGTGGGCCGAGAACCGGCCGCCTTCGACGTGCTTGACCGTGACCTCCAGCCGTGACGCCCCGGGCGCCGACGACGCGGAGTAGGCGCGCCGCACGGGTCGGCCGTCGATGTCCGCGACCAGCGTGAAGAACTGCCCGGCCCGGAAGTCGAAGGAGCCCGGGCCCTCGGCGTCCTCCAGCACGAGGGTGACCGCGCCGGGCGTCTCCCGGCGCACCTCGGCGATCCGCACCTCCCGCAGCGGGTTCTCCGCCGCGGGCCCCTTCAGCCGCCCACCGCGCCGCGAGCCGACCTCGACGTCCTCGTAGCCCTCCTTCCGCAGCCCGGACCGGTAGGCGCGATCGGTCACCAGCCGCAGCAGCCGGGCGATCCCGGGAATCCGCGCGACGACCTCGAGCACGCGACCGAGCAGGCCGTTCCCGGCTTCGGCCGTGTTCGCGGCAAGGTGGTCGCCGGCCAGCGCGATCAGGTCCGGCGCGCTGCCGGTACCGAGGTGCGCGTCCGCGCTCCACACCCGCGACCGCGTCACGGCGTCGCTGGCGGTGACCTCGGCGTGTTCGACGTCGATGAGCAGCGCCGCGTGCGGGGACGTCCCGCGCAACGCCATCGTCTCCAGCAACGCCGGATCGTCGGTGATCGAGCCCCGGCCCCTGACGTGGAGCACACCGGTCCGCCCCGGGACGAGGGCGGCGAACGAGAGCCGGTCGTCCTCGAGGAGGTTGCGGAGGCTGTCCGCGCGCTTGTTGCCCTTGCGGTCCGGGATGGCGAGCGTCCGGCCGTCGAGGATCCGCGCGACGGTCGGCCGGTCCCCGCGCGGACTGGTGTCGCTGCCACCCGTGCCGTCCCAGGTGGACAGGGCGAGGAACGGGGCGGCGGCGAGGAACTCGGCGACGCCGGGTCCGCGCAGCGGGCCCTCGCCCTTCACCTCGGGCGCGGGCTCGGAGGGAGCGGGTGGCTGCCACAGGCGCGAGCGGATGACGGCCTGCGCGCAGTGCACGTACGCCTCCTCGACGTCGACGAACGTCTCGGCACCCTTCCGCCTGGCCACGGAACCGTTGACGCGCAACGTCTCCCCGACG includes:
- a CDS encoding 2Fe-2S iron-sulfur cluster-binding protein; this encodes MVRSSALHRMTTVDEVEAALGRPPSMIMLKQVAALDEGCRTVLAHCPLAGFGYRDADGVSRTTFVGGRPGFVRVHSPTSMSFTLPDGEAHGPVSFVFLLPGVGETLRVNGSVARRKGAETFVDVEEAYVHCAQAVIRSRLWQPPAPSEPAPEVKGEGPLRGPGVAEFLAAAPFLALSTWDGTGGSDTSPRGDRPTVARILDGRTLAIPDRKGNKRADSLRNLLEDDRLSFAALVPGRTGVLHVRGRGSITDDPALLETMALRGTSPHAALLIDVEHAEVTASDAVTRSRVWSADAHLGTGSAPDLIALAGDHLAANTAEAGNGLLGRVLEVVARIPGIARLLRLVTDRAYRSGLRKEGYEDVEVGSRRGGRLKGPAAENPLREVRIAEVRRETPGAVTLVLEDAEGPGSFDFRAGQFFTLVADIDGRPVRRAYSASSAPGASRLEVTVKHVEGGRFSAHVHRNLRAGDRLSLRGPSGAFHVDPVAAHEVVLVAAGSGVTPMMSMIRTLLAAAPTTARIALLYSNRSAEEVIFADELLRLENENPERLSVTHVLTQERGRLDAAGVRGWLTELRPAGDARYYLCGPEALMDTVKGVLTELGVPDDRVHHERYTSGADPTATATGPQEMVVEDGAREVGSVVVEPGQTLLEAGLAAGLPMPYSCTVGNCGDCMVKLRGGEVATTGPNCLTPQQKADGYVLTCVGCPLSKVTLDIAEP